From Cecembia calidifontis, one genomic window encodes:
- a CDS encoding IS1595 family transposase, which produces MNILQFNERYPDEASCIHYLKEQREREGVICKNCNSKDHYWLNSLNMFQCKHCKFRTGLKNGTIMENSKLPLRTWLLAMTLVSATKKGFSCLELQRQMGHSRYETVFRLYHKLREAMGKRDSQYKLEDMVEYDEAFVSKATKSSEKTKLKKGRGSQKQATVAVMAESSILEDLITGEKDKSCRYFKMVKIDNLKAKTAEKLIKGLIDKKAVLQTDESTTYANLEDCIDVHVSELSSTKEGKFNLKWAHIAISNLKRDLQKYHMVSEKMLQNYLNEFCYKLNRRYFGKKLFDRLVIASICPYLYTSG; this is translated from the coding sequence ATGAATATTCTACAATTCAATGAAAGATATCCTGATGAGGCAAGTTGCATCCATTACTTGAAGGAACAAAGGGAAAGAGAAGGTGTCATTTGCAAGAATTGTAATTCCAAGGATCACTACTGGCTTAATTCTCTCAATATGTTCCAATGTAAACATTGTAAATTTAGGACAGGACTGAAAAATGGTACTATTATGGAAAACAGCAAGTTACCATTGAGGACTTGGTTGCTTGCAATGACTCTTGTAAGCGCAACCAAGAAGGGATTTAGCTGCCTTGAACTACAGAGGCAGATGGGTCATAGCAGATACGAGACTGTTTTCAGACTGTATCACAAGCTCCGGGAAGCAATGGGTAAACGTGACAGCCAATATAAACTAGAAGATATGGTTGAATATGATGAGGCTTTTGTAAGCAAGGCAACAAAATCTTCGGAAAAGACGAAGCTGAAGAAAGGCCGTGGAAGCCAAAAACAAGCTACTGTCGCTGTTATGGCTGAATCATCTATTCTTGAAGACCTAATTACTGGAGAAAAGGACAAAAGCTGCAGATATTTCAAGATGGTCAAAATAGATAACTTGAAGGCAAAAACAGCCGAAAAACTGATAAAAGGACTGATTGACAAAAAAGCCGTGCTCCAAACTGATGAAAGTACGACTTATGCTAACCTAGAAGATTGTATCGATGTTCACGTGAGCGAATTATCTTCCACAAAAGAGGGCAAGTTCAACCTCAAATGGGCACATATAGCAATAAGCAACCTTAAAAGGGATTTACAGAAGTACCATATGGTTTCAGAAAAGATGCTTCAAAACTATCTCAATGAATTCTGTTATAAACTAAACCGAAGATACTTTGGTAAAAAACTCTTTGATAGACTTGTTATTGCGAGCATTTGCCCCTACTTGTATACAAGCGGATAA
- a CDS encoding carbonic anhydrase, with protein sequence MCQIDLNKYLEYNKQWAAETLASHKGYFDSLKEGQAPKALLLGCSDSRVSPSKVLGTDLGDLFIHRNIANLVSHTDLNFLSVMQYAVENLGIRDIIVYGHYGCGGIKTAYENNNNGLIDNWLATIKDVIRHHKAELDLIADENERLNKLVELNVLEQIQNIKQTSIYKNAIARGDKINLHAWVFDFSTGLVHDLKKKYNIVPTTV encoded by the coding sequence ATGTGCCAGATAGATCTCAATAAATACCTCGAATACAATAAACAATGGGCAGCTGAAACATTGGCTTCCCATAAAGGATATTTTGATAGCCTCAAGGAAGGTCAAGCACCCAAGGCGCTTTTGTTGGGTTGTTCTGACAGTAGAGTTTCACCCTCCAAGGTTCTGGGTACGGATTTAGGAGACCTGTTTATTCACAGGAACATTGCCAATCTGGTTTCTCATACTGACCTGAATTTCCTTTCAGTCATGCAGTATGCAGTAGAAAATCTGGGAATCAGGGACATCATTGTCTATGGCCACTATGGCTGTGGAGGGATAAAAACTGCCTACGAGAACAATAACAATGGATTGATAGATAACTGGTTGGCAACTATCAAAGATGTGATCCGTCACCATAAGGCTGAATTAGATTTGATTGCAGATGAAAATGAAAGATTGAATAAGTTGGTGGAGTTGAATGTTTTGGAACAGATACAGAACATCAAGCAAACATCCATTTACAAAAATGCGATTGCCAGAGGTGATAAAATTAATCTACATGCCTGGGTGTTTGATTTCTCTACAGGCTTGGTCCATGACCTGAAAAAGAAATACAATATTGTTCCGACAACAGTTTGA
- a CDS encoding SulP family inorganic anion transporter has protein sequence MNKSIAAKIKGFFPILDWLPNYKKSDLQGDLSAGLTVGIMLIPQGMAYAMLAGLEPIHGLYAVTVPLLLYAIFGTSRQLAVGPVAMVSLLTAAGIASLNPASPEQYLLYALSLAFLVGLIQFGMGLLRLGFVVNFLSHPVINGFTSAAAIIIGLSQVKHLFRINLPNSEHIQEMVVAIAQNIGDIHWLTFGIGVLGIIIIKYGKKIHKSFPAPLVAVIVGIALVAGFDLTSQGVKIVGNVPSGLPTMSSPSFDMEVWSTLLPIALTISLVGFAESFAVAKTIQAKHKNYRLDANQELIGLGMANFGAAFFKGYPVTGGFSRTAVNNDAGAKTALASIFSAVLIVLTLLFFTGLFYNLPSAILAAVVLVAVSGLIDYKEPIHLWHKDKSDFAMLIATFIITLTLGIETGIISGMVLSLIVVIYRASRPHMAQLGRVPGTNIFRNVKRFNNLIERDDLLMIRVDGPIYFANVEYIKDKIDKWIAKKNDKVKMIVFNMESVTNIDSTGAHELNEWINTWRKSGIDVCMSSIKGPVRDVLNRWGILESVGSDHVFLDDNSAVAAFDHELDTEFLEKYSPYAIQTDSK, from the coding sequence ATGAATAAAAGTATTGCCGCTAAGATCAAGGGATTCTTTCCCATTTTGGATTGGTTGCCAAATTATAAAAAGTCTGACCTCCAAGGTGACCTTTCTGCCGGCCTTACAGTAGGGATCATGTTGATTCCCCAAGGGATGGCCTATGCCATGCTTGCCGGACTGGAACCCATTCATGGGCTTTATGCCGTTACAGTCCCCCTTTTGTTGTATGCCATTTTCGGTACATCCCGGCAGCTGGCTGTTGGGCCCGTAGCCATGGTGTCATTATTGACAGCAGCAGGGATTGCCAGTTTGAATCCAGCTTCCCCCGAGCAATATTTGCTTTACGCACTTTCTTTGGCTTTTTTGGTAGGGCTTATCCAGTTTGGAATGGGATTGCTTCGATTGGGGTTTGTTGTCAATTTTCTTTCCCACCCCGTAATCAATGGTTTTACTTCTGCAGCAGCGATCATCATAGGATTGAGCCAGGTCAAGCACCTTTTCAGGATCAACCTTCCCAATTCTGAACATATCCAGGAAATGGTGGTAGCCATCGCCCAGAATATCGGGGACATACACTGGCTGACTTTTGGGATCGGCGTGTTAGGGATCATCATTATCAAGTATGGTAAAAAAATCCATAAAAGCTTCCCCGCACCATTAGTAGCTGTTATTGTGGGTATTGCATTGGTAGCAGGTTTTGATCTGACTTCCCAAGGGGTGAAGATTGTAGGCAATGTGCCAAGTGGCTTGCCTACCATGTCCTCTCCTTCATTTGATATGGAAGTTTGGAGTACTTTATTGCCTATCGCATTGACCATTTCACTGGTAGGTTTTGCGGAAAGTTTTGCCGTAGCCAAAACCATTCAGGCAAAGCACAAAAACTACCGATTGGATGCCAATCAGGAGTTGATCGGATTGGGTATGGCCAATTTCGGAGCTGCGTTTTTCAAAGGTTATCCCGTAACAGGAGGATTTTCCAGGACAGCGGTCAATAATGATGCCGGCGCAAAAACCGCTTTGGCATCTATCTTTAGTGCTGTTTTGATTGTGTTAACCTTGTTATTCTTTACCGGATTATTCTACAACCTTCCAAGTGCCATTTTGGCGGCTGTGGTTTTGGTAGCGGTATCCGGATTGATTGACTATAAAGAGCCTATTCATTTATGGCATAAGGACAAATCAGACTTCGCCATGTTGATTGCCACCTTTATCATCACGCTGACCTTGGGTATTGAAACAGGAATTATTTCAGGTATGGTGTTGTCACTTATCGTGGTAATTTACAGGGCTTCAAGACCTCATATGGCCCAATTGGGAAGGGTTCCGGGCACCAATATATTTAGGAACGTGAAAAGGTTTAATAACCTGATCGAAAGGGATGATTTACTGATGATCAGGGTGGATGGTCCAATATATTTTGCCAATGTGGAGTATATCAAGGACAAGATTGATAAATGGATTGCCAAAAAGAATGACAAAGTCAAAATGATAGTATTCAATATGGAATCTGTAACCAATATCGATAGTACAGGAGCCCATGAATTGAATGAATGGATCAATACCTGGAGAAAGTCAGGAATAGATGTATGTATGAGCAGTATTAAAGGTCCAGTCAGGGATGTACTTAACAGATGGGGGATACTGGAATCTGTTGGTTCAGACCATGTCTTCCTTGATGACAATTCTGCTGTGGCTGCCTTTGATCATGAATTGGATACAGAATTTCTGGAAAAATATTCACCTTACGCGATACAAACCGATTCTAAATAA
- a CDS encoding alkaline phosphatase D family protein codes for MLKRVLKPVFFCIFMLALVVEINAQNKKGGKIFVETISFGSCNKHDLPQPLWNSIIADDPDIWIWLGDIIYGDTHEMALLNEKYSQQKDLIDYRRLRLNTSVIGIWDDHDYGINDGGKYYGKKKESQQILLDFLDEPKDSPRRKQEGAYASYTYGIGENSIKVILLDTRYHRDTLFRESGKYLPNLNGTILGEEQWNWLERELKNSTARINIIASGIQIIPTEHPFEKWANFPNERERLLDLIANSKVKNPILLSGDRHIAEISQLKDKRFPLGIVEITSSGMTHTWSSYREEYNPYRIGNLIASLHYGTLKLDWENEWMTFYIKGEQGQIYLEQRIPIR; via the coding sequence ATGCTAAAAAGAGTCCTGAAACCGGTTTTCTTCTGTATTTTCATGTTGGCCTTGGTTGTGGAAATTAATGCCCAAAACAAAAAAGGAGGTAAAATTTTTGTAGAAACCATCAGCTTTGGTTCATGCAATAAACATGATCTTCCACAGCCTCTTTGGAATTCCATCATAGCGGACGACCCTGACATTTGGATATGGTTAGGGGATATAATTTATGGGGACACCCATGAAATGGCCCTTTTGAATGAAAAATATTCCCAACAGAAAGATCTGATAGATTATCGCAGGTTAAGATTAAATACTTCCGTCATAGGAATTTGGGACGACCACGACTATGGAATCAATGATGGGGGAAAGTATTATGGAAAGAAGAAAGAGTCCCAGCAAATCCTTTTAGATTTTCTGGATGAGCCTAAAGACAGTCCAAGAAGAAAACAAGAGGGGGCCTATGCTTCCTACACCTATGGGATTGGCGAAAATTCAATAAAGGTCATCTTACTGGATACCAGATACCATAGGGATACCTTGTTCAGAGAAAGCGGAAAATATCTCCCCAACCTGAATGGGACAATCCTTGGAGAGGAACAGTGGAATTGGTTGGAAAGGGAACTTAAAAACAGTACTGCAAGGATAAACATCATTGCTTCAGGGATTCAGATTATTCCCACTGAGCATCCATTTGAGAAATGGGCAAACTTCCCCAATGAAAGGGAAAGACTTCTAGACCTGATTGCCAATTCTAAGGTAAAAAACCCCATACTTCTTAGCGGGGACAGGCATATCGCCGAAATTTCCCAATTAAAAGACAAAAGGTTTCCTTTGGGTATTGTTGAAATAACATCCAGTGGCATGACCCATACCTGGTCAAGCTACAGGGAGGAATACAATCCGTACAGGATTGGGAACTTGATCGCCTCCTTACACTACGGAACCCTAAAACTGGATTGGGAAAATGAGTGGATGACTTTTTATATCAAGGGTGAACAAGGACAGATTTATTTGGAACAAAGAATACCGATCAGGTAA
- a CDS encoding outer membrane beta-barrel protein, which translates to MKTFLKNLSTIRFWMFGLCYVVFMGFSHGSWGQKNWTVEFRPGANFPVADMNSNTPIKTGLGVDGIVSYNFISNFGVYAGWGWNKFSSDQSFAGPNVDFEETGYTYGLQYFIPLGITGDTKVFIRTGGLWNHIEMENNEGELIGDTGHGFGWQLESGLTVPFADRWKIQPSIRYRSLSREYPFGNSSVDANLKYISLGLGVIWIF; encoded by the coding sequence ATGAAAACTTTTCTCAAAAATTTATCTACCATCCGATTCTGGATGTTCGGCTTGTGCTATGTAGTCTTCATGGGCTTTTCCCATGGAAGTTGGGGCCAAAAAAACTGGACAGTGGAATTCAGGCCAGGGGCTAATTTTCCTGTTGCGGACATGAACAGTAATACCCCTATAAAAACCGGTTTGGGCGTTGATGGAATTGTATCTTACAATTTCATTTCAAACTTTGGTGTATATGCAGGATGGGGATGGAACAAATTTTCTTCAGATCAGTCTTTCGCTGGTCCCAATGTGGATTTTGAAGAAACGGGATATACCTATGGGCTGCAATATTTTATCCCCCTAGGAATTACCGGAGACACCAAAGTATTCATTAGAACCGGGGGACTTTGGAACCATATTGAAATGGAAAACAATGAAGGGGAACTCATCGGAGATACAGGACACGGGTTTGGATGGCAACTGGAATCTGGGCTTACCGTTCCATTTGCTGACCGTTGGAAAATACAGCCCAGCATCCGTTACAGATCCCTTTCTAGGGAATATCCTTTTGGTAATTCCTCTGTTGATGCCAATTTAAAATATATCTCACTTGGTCTTGGTGTAATTTGGATTTTTTGA
- a CDS encoding Acg family FMN-binding oxidoreductase, with protein sequence METKIKTILECAIKAPSGHNTQPWKFKVMDHTIEILPDYSRRLPVVDADDHALFISLGCALENLLIAAHQFDWETKVSFHLEHPGKERIVVSLEKGVPINQDGLFESIPIRQSTRNEYDGKTIPEEDWNKIKKAALQEDVNVLVFNAPEEIKSITPFVKEGAISQFENKEFLKELMHWIRFNESKAEKTRDGLSSKVSGNPSVPEWLGKIFMGLSISPEKEAHKYEELILNSSGLMLFIAERNDKKAWINVGRSFERAMLQATALGVHHAHMNMPCEEVPVRKKLAAYLKLKDGMEPMLLIRLGYSEKMPYSFRRPLEEVLV encoded by the coding sequence ATGGAAACTAAAATCAAAACCATTTTGGAATGTGCTATCAAAGCACCTTCGGGACACAATACCCAACCTTGGAAGTTCAAGGTAATGGACCATACCATAGAGATTCTGCCTGATTACAGCAGGAGATTGCCAGTGGTGGATGCAGATGACCACGCCTTATTTATCAGTTTAGGATGCGCTTTGGAAAACCTCTTGATCGCAGCCCACCAGTTTGACTGGGAAACCAAGGTCTCCTTCCACCTCGAACATCCGGGAAAAGAAAGGATTGTGGTATCATTGGAAAAGGGAGTTCCCATCAATCAAGATGGTTTGTTTGAAAGTATTCCAATCCGTCAAAGTACCAGAAATGAATATGATGGAAAAACTATTCCCGAGGAAGATTGGAATAAAATAAAGAAAGCAGCCCTCCAAGAGGATGTGAATGTATTGGTATTCAATGCGCCAGAAGAAATCAAGTCGATTACCCCATTTGTCAAAGAAGGAGCTATCAGCCAATTCGAAAATAAGGAGTTTTTAAAAGAATTGATGCACTGGATCCGTTTCAATGAAAGCAAAGCGGAAAAAACACGCGACGGGCTTTCCAGTAAAGTTTCTGGAAATCCATCCGTTCCAGAATGGCTGGGTAAAATCTTCATGGGCCTTTCTATCTCCCCAGAAAAAGAAGCGCATAAATATGAAGAACTGATTTTGAATTCTTCCGGACTTATGCTTTTCATAGCTGAGCGGAATGATAAAAAAGCCTGGATCAATGTAGGCCGAAGCTTCGAACGGGCCATGCTCCAAGCTACGGCATTGGGCGTTCACCATGCCCACATGAATATGCCCTGTGAGGAAGTTCCTGTTCGGAAAAAACTCGCTGCTTACCTGAAATTGAAAGATGGTATGGAACCCATGTTACTCATAAGATTGGGCTATTCTGAAAAAATGCCCTACTCCTTCAGGAGGCCTTTGGAGGAGGTATTGGTTTAA
- a CDS encoding exo-beta-N-acetylmuramidase NamZ family protein — MKSFKLMILFSFLMASLAFCKNPTKNSEEKSIEVQKIILPAADQPEVYLPLLEGKRVGLVVNQTSILTQSNNMHLVDFLMMEGVDVKKVFVPEHGFRGDADAGEAIKSEVDKSTGLPIVSLYGDNKKPSKESLKDIDVLIYDLQDVGIRFYTYISTMHYVMESCAENKMPLLIFDRPNPNGNYVDGPVLKKGFESFVGMHPIPVVHGLTVGELAKMINGEGWLKGGIQAPIEVIPVKNWDHSMAYSLPVKPSPNLPNDTAIRLYPSLCYFEGTDVSLGRGTYFPFQVYGYPDPKFGDFTFTPVSIVGMSKNPPQQGKLCYGEDLRNEPLNHQFTLKYLLRAYELSGKREKFFNNFFDKLAGTDQLRKDILVGKKEDEIRAGWQKDLEAYRAIREKYRIY, encoded by the coding sequence ATGAAGTCCTTCAAATTGATGATTCTTTTCAGTTTTTTAATGGCTTCTCTGGCTTTTTGTAAGAATCCTACAAAAAATTCAGAGGAAAAATCCATTGAAGTTCAAAAAATCATATTGCCTGCTGCAGATCAGCCTGAGGTGTATTTGCCTCTCTTAGAAGGGAAAAGGGTAGGGCTTGTAGTCAATCAGACCTCAATTTTGACCCAAAGCAACAACATGCATTTGGTGGACTTCCTCATGATGGAGGGAGTGGATGTGAAAAAAGTTTTTGTGCCGGAACACGGCTTCAGGGGAGATGCAGACGCAGGGGAAGCCATCAAATCTGAAGTGGACAAAAGCACAGGTCTGCCCATTGTATCATTGTATGGGGATAATAAAAAACCATCCAAAGAAAGCCTGAAGGATATTGATGTCCTGATTTACGATTTACAGGATGTAGGCATCCGGTTTTATACCTACATCAGCACCATGCATTATGTTATGGAAAGTTGCGCAGAGAATAAAATGCCCCTTCTGATATTTGACAGGCCTAATCCCAATGGAAACTATGTGGACGGCCCAGTCCTTAAAAAGGGTTTTGAAAGTTTTGTAGGAATGCATCCCATACCAGTAGTTCACGGGCTTACGGTAGGGGAGTTGGCAAAAATGATTAATGGAGAGGGATGGTTGAAAGGTGGGATTCAGGCGCCCATTGAGGTTATTCCGGTTAAAAATTGGGACCATAGCATGGCCTATTCTTTGCCGGTAAAGCCTTCGCCAAATCTTCCCAATGATACTGCTATCAGATTATATCCATCGCTTTGTTATTTCGAAGGAACTGATGTGTCTCTGGGTAGAGGAACCTATTTCCCGTTCCAGGTTTATGGCTATCCTGATCCCAAGTTTGGGGATTTTACCTTTACCCCGGTCAGTATTGTAGGCATGTCCAAAAATCCCCCACAGCAGGGTAAATTGTGTTATGGGGAAGATTTGCGAAATGAACCTTTAAACCATCAGTTTACTCTCAAATACCTGCTCAGGGCCTATGAACTGTCAGGGAAAAGAGAAAAGTTTTTCAATAATTTCTTTGATAAACTGGCAGGAACCGACCAATTGAGAAAGGATATCCTGGTAGGAAAAAAGGAGGATGAAATCCGCGCCGGCTGGCAGAAAGATCTGGAAGCTTATAGGGCAATTAGGGAAAAGTACAGGATATATTGA
- a CDS encoding ABC transporter permease — protein MNLSYFIAKRISFKRTGGFTGTIHRIAVASVAIGIAISLISFMILGGFQNEISNKVFSFTGHFQVMRFMSGNAFEESPTTKKSDFFRDYASQDYIVHVQTFAHKAGLLKGDNEVEGVLMKGVGPEFDTLAFRNSIKKGRFIQFSDSSASNEVLLSAKIANKLLLDVGDRVTIYFVQDPPRFRRLEIVGLYETLLENFDDKIIIGDIQTIRNLNGWTEDQVGGFEVFVKDSKKLENYVDPLYEVLDYDLKLVKVTDKYMEIFDWLHLLNNNVYIFLGLILFVAAFNMVSILFILIMERTQMIGILKALGARNSQIRKIFVWNGIRIIGRGMLIGNALALGFGWLQDKYRLIPLDPENYYMSFVPIYWNWPVFIILNILVLIVTSLVLFLPAMVISNIQPIKSIRFD, from the coding sequence TTGAACCTTTCTTATTTCATTGCCAAAAGAATCAGTTTTAAGAGGACGGGCGGTTTTACCGGAACCATCCATAGAATTGCAGTGGCCTCTGTAGCCATAGGGATAGCGATATCCCTGATTTCTTTTATGATTTTGGGAGGGTTTCAAAATGAAATTTCCAATAAGGTTTTTTCCTTTACGGGGCATTTTCAGGTCATGCGTTTCATGTCTGGCAATGCTTTCGAAGAATCCCCAACCACCAAGAAATCAGATTTTTTCCGCGATTATGCAAGCCAGGACTATATAGTCCATGTGCAGACCTTTGCCCATAAGGCCGGTTTGCTCAAAGGAGACAATGAAGTAGAAGGGGTATTGATGAAAGGTGTTGGACCCGAATTTGATACTTTGGCCTTCAGAAACTCCATCAAAAAGGGACGCTTTATACAATTTTCTGATTCTTCTGCCTCCAATGAGGTATTGCTGAGCGCCAAAATTGCCAACAAGCTTTTATTGGATGTAGGTGACAGGGTGACCATATATTTTGTGCAGGATCCGCCCAGGTTCAGAAGGCTAGAAATCGTTGGGCTTTATGAAACGCTTTTGGAAAACTTTGATGATAAAATCATTATCGGTGACATTCAGACCATCCGTAACCTCAATGGCTGGACAGAAGACCAAGTGGGTGGATTTGAAGTTTTCGTGAAAGATTCCAAGAAATTAGAAAATTACGTTGATCCACTTTATGAAGTGCTGGATTATGACCTCAAACTTGTCAAAGTTACAGACAAGTACATGGAAATATTTGACTGGCTTCACCTGCTCAACAACAATGTGTATATTTTCCTTGGGCTTATCCTGTTTGTGGCAGCATTCAACATGGTTTCTATCCTTTTTATCCTGATCATGGAAAGAACCCAGATGATTGGGATATTAAAAGCCCTTGGGGCCAGAAATAGTCAAATCAGGAAGATTTTTGTATGGAACGGGATCCGGATTATAGGCAGGGGAATGCTCATCGGAAATGCGCTTGCTTTGGGCTTTGGATGGCTCCAGGATAAGTACAGACTCATCCCATTGGATCCTGAAAATTACTACATGAGCTTTGTTCCCATTTATTGGAACTGGCCTGTATTTATCATTTTGAACATTTTGGTCTTAATTGTAACCAGCTTGGTGCTTTTCCTTCCGGCAATGGTCATCAGCAACATACAGCCGATAAAATCTATTCGCTTCGATTAG
- a CDS encoding polyprenol monophosphomannose synthase: MEKEKLVIIPTFNEKENMEDMVRAIMGLEGDFELLVIDDNSPDGTAEIVKRLQKEFPERLHLIQRTGKLGLGTAYIEGFRYGLMNGYQFIFEMDADFSHNPQDLIRLYKACAEEGYDLAIGSRYIKGVNVVNWPMGRVLMSFFASKYVQFITGMPIKDATAGFKCYHRRVLQAINLEKIRFIGYAFQIEMKFTAWKLGFKIIEVPIIFTDRTKGTSKMSTHIFREAVFGVIYMKVKSLFVRYRPNRSE, from the coding sequence ATGGAAAAAGAAAAACTCGTCATCATTCCTACCTTCAATGAAAAGGAAAACATGGAGGACATGGTCCGTGCCATCATGGGGCTGGAAGGAGATTTTGAATTGCTGGTGATTGATGACAATTCTCCTGATGGTACTGCCGAAATTGTAAAGAGGCTGCAAAAGGAATTTCCGGAGAGGCTACACCTTATCCAAAGGACAGGTAAGTTGGGTTTGGGGACAGCTTATATTGAGGGATTCCGGTATGGTCTGATGAATGGGTATCAATTCATTTTTGAAATGGATGCTGATTTTTCGCATAATCCCCAGGACCTGATCCGTCTTTATAAGGCCTGCGCTGAGGAAGGATATGATTTGGCTATAGGTTCCCGCTATATCAAAGGAGTCAATGTGGTGAACTGGCCGATGGGCAGGGTACTGATGTCGTTTTTTGCCAGCAAATATGTTCAGTTCATTACGGGTATGCCTATCAAGGACGCTACAGCTGGCTTCAAATGCTACCATCGAAGGGTCCTCCAAGCCATTAATTTGGAGAAGATCAGATTTATTGGCTATGCTTTCCAAATAGAAATGAAATTTACTGCCTGGAAGCTGGGTTTTAAGATCATAGAAGTACCGATCATTTTTACTGACAGAACCAAAGGAACCTCAAAAATGAGTACCCATATTTTCCGTGAGGCGGTTTTTGGCGTGATTTACATGAAGGTAAAAAGTCTTTTTGTCCGCTACAGACCTAATCGAAGCGAATAG
- a CDS encoding ATP-grasp domain-containing protein codes for MKIAVITYDNKGAYASNEVNEDVLVDKLLGELALDFSFEIWSDPNVNWKDYSLLLIKSPWDYFDRYAEFRTWCQKIQELDIPTLNAMDTVLWNSDKWYLKDIQDKGFPIVPTHFLKKKETFNLEEYFKIFNSDTLVIKPTVSGGAKKTLKLKQSNRKEYEEEIKAWLEEEDFMIQPFMDEVAKTGEYSYIFFNSRFSHAVLKSPKKGEFRVQHFFGGEIHSIAPTERELGYMQQIVDAFAQGTLYARVDGVWKEEVFYLMELELIEPYLFLFTSEKAQENYKKAIADKIKKLH; via the coding sequence ATGAAAATAGCTGTCATTACCTATGATAACAAGGGGGCTTATGCCTCCAACGAAGTGAATGAGGATGTACTCGTAGATAAGTTGCTCGGAGAACTGGCTTTAGACTTTTCCTTCGAAATCTGGTCTGACCCCAACGTCAATTGGAAGGATTATTCACTCCTCCTGATCAAATCCCCTTGGGATTATTTCGATCGTTACGCTGAATTCAGAACCTGGTGCCAAAAGATCCAGGAACTTGACATTCCGACCTTGAATGCAATGGATACCGTTCTTTGGAATTCTGACAAGTGGTATCTAAAAGATATTCAGGATAAAGGCTTCCCCATTGTTCCTACACATTTTTTAAAGAAAAAGGAAACCTTCAATTTGGAGGAGTATTTTAAAATATTCAATTCAGACACTTTGGTCATTAAGCCCACAGTCAGCGGAGGTGCAAAAAAAACCCTGAAACTGAAGCAAAGCAACCGGAAGGAATATGAAGAAGAAATTAAGGCTTGGTTGGAAGAAGAGGATTTCATGATCCAACCCTTCATGGATGAGGTAGCCAAAACAGGTGAGTATTCCTATATCTTTTTCAACAGCAGGTTTTCACATGCTGTGCTGAAAAGTCCTAAAAAAGGCGAATTCCGGGTGCAGCATTTCTTTGGCGGAGAAATCCATTCCATTGCACCTACTGAACGTGAATTGGGCTACATGCAACAAATTGTAGATGCTTTTGCTCAAGGCACCTTGTATGCCCGTGTGGATGGGGTTTGGAAAGAAGAAGTATTTTACCTGATGGAATTGGAACTGATTGAGCCTTATCTTTTCTTGTTCACCTCAGAAAAAGCCCAAGAGAATTACAAAAAGGCGATTGCGGACAAGATTAAGAAACTACACTAA